Proteins from one Staphylococcus saprophyticus subsp. saprophyticus ATCC 15305 = NCTC 7292 genomic window:
- a CDS encoding bifunctional glycosyltransferase/CDP-glycerol:glycerophosphate glycerophosphotransferase → MKSISVIVTYYNSEDYIERCLISLKKQRFQDFELILVNDGSTDQSKPLATQILKDWDIPIKAIDLPENTGHAHARNMGLKEVESPYFIFIDSDDYLASYALSFYMKKLNQFDALIAPIHGFTLDIPQYVDQNLVRTQYLNTKTHSNQFLRKQTACNIVFKTAIARGHNLQFNEDLNVFVDWSFILEFIKYANGFVRVSRFPFYIKGEIYDPFVKPALSKQDFGITFNDYVYSFSDSVQRAPLKENKVFIKNKMKNIYKHSFEPSSRKNPERYKYNSELLPKVTRELIPTLFKNEKPLFILESLMLMVNKRKSAFKINKLRKKARLVKSILLRRKNKNRALYQLTDSEDKVSPNTIVFEAFAGKNYSDSPKYIYEYMMKRYPNYEFIWVFKNPSKVQIPGLAKKVKKGSKAYYEAYSKAKYWVSNARLPLYLNKKPNQVYIQNWHGTPLKRLANDMKVIRMPGTTTDNYKRNFREETSRWDYLVSPNRYSSKIFETAFWMKPEQLLEIGYPRNDVLVNHANDKSYIQEIKENLNLPADKKVIMYAPTWRDDEFVKKGKYLFNLQIDLDNLQAQLGDDYVVLLRMHYLISNALDLRGYEDFAIDVSNYSDISELYLISDCLITDYSSVMFDYGVLKRPQFFFAYDLDKYGQDLRGFYLDYHNDLPGPIHQDPYQLTEDLKNLDQVSIDYNDKINQFYDDFCSLENGQASKAISDLITKNNN, encoded by the coding sequence ATGAAGTCTATATCAGTCATAGTGACTTATTACAATTCAGAAGATTATATCGAAAGATGTTTAATAAGCCTTAAAAAACAAAGATTCCAAGATTTTGAACTCATCTTAGTAAATGATGGTTCAACAGATCAATCGAAACCACTTGCAACACAAATACTTAAAGATTGGGATATTCCAATTAAAGCAATTGATTTACCAGAAAATACAGGACATGCGCATGCTAGAAACATGGGCTTGAAAGAAGTTGAATCTCCTTACTTTATCTTTATTGATTCTGATGATTATTTGGCATCCTATGCATTATCATTTTATATGAAGAAACTAAATCAATTCGATGCGTTAATTGCGCCTATCCATGGGTTCACGTTGGATATACCTCAATACGTTGACCAAAATTTAGTGCGTACTCAATATTTAAATACTAAAACACATTCTAATCAATTTTTAAGAAAGCAAACTGCATGTAATATTGTTTTCAAAACTGCAATTGCACGTGGCCATAACTTACAATTTAATGAAGACTTGAACGTCTTTGTAGATTGGTCCTTTATTTTAGAATTTATTAAATATGCCAATGGATTCGTGCGTGTCAGTCGCTTTCCTTTCTATATTAAAGGGGAAATCTATGACCCGTTTGTGAAACCAGCACTGTCTAAACAAGATTTTGGCATTACGTTCAACGATTATGTATATAGTTTCTCTGATTCTGTTCAACGTGCGCCTTTAAAAGAAAATAAAGTTTTCATAAAAAATAAAATGAAAAATATTTACAAACATTCATTCGAACCCTCATCAAGAAAAAACCCTGAGCGTTATAAATATAACAGTGAATTGCTTCCAAAAGTGACCAGAGAATTAATTCCGACGCTTTTCAAAAATGAGAAACCACTCTTTATATTAGAGTCATTGATGCTCATGGTGAATAAACGTAAATCCGCTTTTAAAATAAATAAACTTAGAAAAAAAGCACGTTTAGTAAAAAGTATCTTGTTACGTAGAAAAAATAAAAATCGTGCATTATACCAATTAACAGATAGTGAAGATAAAGTGAGTCCAAATACGATTGTATTTGAAGCATTTGCTGGTAAAAATTACAGTGATAGCCCGAAATATATTTACGAATATATGATGAAACGCTATCCGAATTATGAATTTATATGGGTCTTTAAAAACCCTTCTAAAGTACAAATTCCTGGCTTAGCTAAAAAAGTTAAAAAAGGCTCTAAAGCTTACTATGAAGCATATTCAAAAGCTAAATACTGGGTGTCTAACGCGAGATTACCGCTTTATCTGAATAAAAAACCAAACCAAGTTTATATACAAAATTGGCACGGCACACCATTAAAACGATTAGCAAATGATATGAAAGTCATTCGTATGCCAGGAACTACAACGGATAACTATAAACGTAATTTCAGAGAAGAAACAAGCCGTTGGGATTATTTAGTGTCACCAAATAGATATTCTTCTAAAATTTTCGAGACTGCATTTTGGATGAAACCTGAACAACTACTTGAAATTGGTTATCCTAGAAATGATGTATTAGTTAACCATGCAAATGACAAATCATATATCCAAGAAATTAAAGAAAATTTAAACTTACCTGCAGATAAAAAAGTCATCATGTATGCGCCAACTTGGAGAGATGATGAATTTGTGAAAAAAGGTAAATATTTATTTAATCTACAAATTGATTTAGATAATTTACAAGCACAACTTGGCGATGACTATGTTGTACTATTGAGAATGCATTATCTCATTTCTAATGCCTTAGATTTACGTGGTTATGAAGATTTTGCCATTGATGTTTCAAACTACAGTGATATCTCTGAATTATATTTAATTTCAGATTGCCTTATCACAGACTATTCATCCGTCATGTTTGATTACGGTGTATTGAAACGTCCTCAATTCTTCTTTGCTTATGATTTAGATAAATACGGTCAAGATTTACGCGGATTCTATTTAGACTATCACAATGATTTACCTGGACCTATTCACCAAGATCCATACCAATTAACAGAAGATCTAAAAAATCTAGATCAAGTTTCAATAGATTACAATGACAAAATCAATCAGTTTTATGATGACTTTTGTTCATTAGAAAATGGACAAGCGTCTAAAGCAATTTCCGATTTAATTACTAAAAATAACAACTAG
- a CDS encoding GNAT family N-acetyltransferase, with amino-acid sequence MTIRCAKDNELKLINKVIPKLFKEAMMVNFDLSDASLRDMSSQLLLQGAKYYVLIEENICKGFVLIDKKTDYLEQQDYGFIYELYVFEGYRRQGVAKKLIYFVNDFFKRQHIGEVRLNVNVQNKAKLLYEKVGFQERNITMSMKVVE; translated from the coding sequence ATGACAATAAGATGTGCTAAAGATAATGAATTGAAACTCATTAACAAAGTTATACCAAAGTTATTCAAAGAAGCGATGATGGTGAATTTTGATTTATCAGATGCGTCATTGCGGGATATGTCAAGTCAATTGCTATTGCAAGGTGCAAAATATTATGTGTTGATTGAAGAAAACATATGCAAAGGATTTGTGCTTATTGATAAAAAAACAGATTACCTTGAACAACAAGATTACGGTTTTATCTATGAGTTATATGTCTTTGAAGGTTATAGAAGACAGGGTGTTGCTAAAAAGTTAATATATTTTGTTAATGACTTTTTTAAAAGACAGCATATTGGTGAAGTTAGGTTAAATGTAAATGTACAGAATAAAGCTAAATTATTATATGAAAAAGTTGGTTTTCAAGAGAGAAATATTACAATGTCTATGAAAGTAGTAGAATAA